The following coding sequences lie in one Anomaloglossus baeobatrachus isolate aAnoBae1 chromosome 7, aAnoBae1.hap1, whole genome shotgun sequence genomic window:
- the LOC142245602 gene encoding nuclear factor 7, brain-like: protein MASAELRDELTCSICLSLYTDPVSLRCGHFFCRSCIVSALDAQEAAGVYSCPDCRAQYPERPALEKNRKLRNIVGRFSSTQPEMEETGIFCTFCTKSPVPAVKSCLQCETSMCEEHLAAHNKSVNHNLIEPTVSFECRKCSTHKEVLKYYCPRDNSCICVSCWVAGDFQKHEVEPLDVASEKKKEKLRPVIEKLKSEREEAGKRVLNLKDHGAEQEKKSSGLADRVTGLFTDLRKKLDDLEERIQGEISRQKDQVSLSVSDVVKEVELQVDKLTKEINHLEGLCNTDPLTFLQEDVNTSDISAGSCDVIGDVRDVPCVDEGLVSQILHRGLLHFADDLNDMKIKRQFSVMEKSDILLDIDTAHNNIIISQDLRSSSYSDTSQNRPDGPKRFRCRQVLSSRSFSSGRLYWEVDVSQAKNWILGVVAESSKRGNKSYIGFNMKSWGLWMNDNLVVSHNKIHKELVSDSPVRVVGVYLDYEAGRLSFYQVCDPIRHLHTFNASFSEPLYPAFYLYEDSIIRIVK from the coding sequence ATGGCGTCTGCTGAGCTGAGGGACgagctgacctgctccatctgcctGAGCCTCTATACAGACCCCGtatccctgagatgtggacacttCTTCTGCCGCTCGTGTATTGTGAGTGCGCTGGATGCACAGGAGGCGGCTGGAGTGTATTCCTGTCCTGACTGCAGAGCACAATATCCGGAGCGTCCGGCCCTGGAGAAGAACCGGAAGCTGAGGAACATAGTGGGGCGTTTCTCATCTACTCAGCCTGAGATGGAGGAGACCGGAATCTTCTGCACTTTCTGTACAAAGTCTCCTGTCCCGGCTGTGAAATCCTGTCTACAGTGCGAGACCTCAATGTGTGAGGAACATCTCGCAGCCCACAACAAGTCTGTGAATCACAATCTAATTGAACCTACGGTGTCATTTGAGTGTCGAAAATGCTCCACACACAAGGAGGTGCTGAAATACTACTGTCCTAGAGACAACTcctgtatctgtgtgtcctgctgGGTGGCCGGAGACTTCCAGAAACATGAGGTGGAGCCACTGGATGTGGcctctgagaagaagaaagagaaactGAGGCCTGTTATTGAGAAACTGAAGTCTGAAAGAGAAGAAGCTGGAAAACGAGTCCTGAATCTGAAGGATCATGGGGcagaacaggaaaaaaaatcatctGGACTCGCTGATAGAGTCACTGGTTTGTTTACTGATCTCAGGAAGAAGCTGGATGATCTAGAAGAGAGAATCCAGGGAGAGATTTCCAGACAGAAGGATCAGGTCTCACTCTCAGTCTCTGATGTGGTCAAAGAGGTGGAGCTTCAGGTGGACAAACTGACCAAGGAGATTAATCATCTTGAGGGATTATGTAACACTGATCCACTGACCTTCCTACAGGAAGATGTAAACACCAGTGACATCAGTGCTGGGAGCTGTGATGTCATCGGTGATGTAAGAGATGTTCCATGTGTGGATGAAGGCCTCGTCTCACAGATATTACACAGAGGATTGTTACACTTTGCTGATGATCTGAATGACATGAAGATTAAGAGACAATTCTCAGTGATGGAGAAATCGGACATATTACTGGATATAGACACGGCTCATAATAACATTATTATATCACAGGATCTTAGATCTTCTTCATATTCTGATACATCACAGAACAGACCCGATGGGCCCAAGAGGTTCAGATGCCGTCAGGTGTTAAGTTCCCGCAGCTTCTCCTCGGGGAGACTTTACTGGGAGGTGGATGTGAGTCAGGCAAAGAATTGGATTCTTGGAGTGGTAGCAGAAAGTTCGAAAAGGGGTAACAAATCTTATATAGGCTTCAATATGAAATCCTGGGGTTTGTGGATGAATGATAATCTAGTTGTGAGTCATAATAAGATCCATAAAGAGCTGGTATCAGATTCTCCTGTGCGGGTTGTGGGGGTCTatctggattatgaggccgggcgTCTGTCCTTCTATCAGGTGTGTGACCctatcagacacttacacaccttcaatGCCTCCTTCTCCGAGCCGCTCTATCCCGCTTTCTATCTGTATGAAGACTCTATCATCAGAATCGTAAAATAA
- the LOC142246442 gene encoding E3 ubiquitin/ISG15 ligase TRIM25-like → MASVELRDELDCSICLSLYTDPVSLRCGHFFCRSCIVSALDAQEAAGVYSCPDCRAQYPERPALEKNLKLENIVERFSSAQPEMEETRIFCTYCIKSPVLAVRTCLQCETSLCEEHLAAHNKSVIHNLIEPTVSFMDRKCSTHKEVLKYYCPKDNTCICVSCWVAGAHKGHDVELLDVASEDVKEKLRLDIEKLKSKKEDAEKRVQNLKDHGAEQEEKSSGLADKVTGLFTDLRKKLDDLEERIQGEISRQKDQVSLSVSDLVGQVELHMKEVSKKINNLEGLCNMSDPLSFLQGVNTGDISAGSCDVISDVRDAPCVDEGLILQILHRGLENFAVYVLDMFKKRQFSVMEKSDILLDIDTASNTIIISQDLRSASYTSTWQYRPDGPKRFTSCQVLSSRSFSSGRHYWEVDVTQASRWMVGVAGESLERKVIGNISDIGYNEKSWAIFFVINLFASHNNIHNLLESGSPVRVVGVYLDYEAGRLSFYQVCDPIRHLHTFTASFSEPLYAALNIHDNCTIKLIK, encoded by the coding sequence ATGGCGTCTGTTGAGCTGAGGGACGAGCTGGACTGCTCCATCTGCCTGAGCCTCTATACAGATCCCGtatccctgagatgtggacacttCTTCTGCCGCTCGTGTATTGTGAGTGCGCTGGATGCACAGGAGGCGGCTGGAGTGTATTCCTGTCCTGACTGCAGAGCACAATATCCGGAGCGTCCGGCCCTGGAGAAGAACCTGAAGCTGGAGAACATAGTGGAGCGTTTCTCATCTGCTCAGCCTGAGATGGAGGAGACCAGAATCTTCTGCACTTACTGTATAAAGTCTCCTGTCCTGGCTGTAAGAACGTGTTTGCAGTGTGAGACCTCCCTGTGTGAGGAACATCTCGCAGCTCATAACAAGTCGGTAATACACAATTTAATTGAACCTACGGTGTCATTTATGGATCGAAAATGCTCCACACACAAGGAGGTGCTGAAATATTACTGTCCTAAAGACAACAcctgtatctgtgtgtcctgctgGGTGGCCGGAGCCCACAAGGGACATGATGTGGAGCTACTGGATGTGGCCTCTGAGGACGTGAAGGAGAAACTGAGGCTTGATATAGAGAAACTAAAGTCCAAGAAAGAAGACGCTGAAAAAAGAGTCCAGAATCTGAAGGATCATGGGGCAGAACAGGAAGAGAAATCATCCGGACTCGCGGATAAAGTCACTGGTCTGTTTACTGATCTCCGGAAGAAGCTGGATGATCTAGAAGAGAGAATCCAGGGAGAGATTTCCAGACAGAAGGATCAGGTCTCACTTTCAGTCTCTGACCTGGTCGGACAGGTGGAGCTTCACATGAAGGAGGTGTCCAAGAAAATCAATAATCTTGAAGGATTATGTAATATGTCTGATCCATTGTCCTTTCTACAAGGTGTAAACACCGGTGACATCAGTGCTGGGAGCtgtgatgtcatcagtgatgtAAGAGATGCTCCATGTGTGGATGAAGGCCTAATCTTGCAGATATTACACAGAGGACTGGAGAACTTTGCTGTTTATGTGCTTGACATGTTTAAGAAGAGACAGTTCTCAGTGATGGAGAAATCGGACATATTATTGGATATAGACACGGCTAGTAATACCATTATTATATCTCAGGACCTCAGATCTGCTTCTTATACCTCTACATGGCAGTACAGACCCGATGGGCCCAAGAGGTTCACATCCTGTCAGGTGTTAAGTTCCCGTAGCTTCTCCTCCGGGAGACATTACTGGGAGGTGGATGTGACTCAGGCGAGTAGGTGGATGGTTGGGGTGGCCGGGGAAAGTCTGGAGAGGAAGGTGATCGGAAATATATCTGATATTGGTTATAATGAGAAATCCTGGGCCATCTTTTTTGTGATAAACCTTTTTGCAAGTCATAACAATATCCATAAcctgctggaatcaggttctcctGTGCGGGTTGTGGGGGTCTatctggattatgaggccgggcgTCTGTCCTTCTATcaggtgtgtgaccccatcagacacttacacaccttcaccgCCTCCTTCTCCGAGCCGCTCTATGCCGCTTTAAATATACATGATAATTGCACGATCAAACTCATAAAATAA
- the LOC142246443 gene encoding E3 ubiquitin/ISG15 ligase TRIM25-like translates to MASAELRDELDCSICLSLYTDPVSLRCGHFFCRSCIVSALDAQEAAGVYSCPDCRAQYPEHPALEKNRKLRNIVERFSSAQPEMEETGIFCTFCTKSPVPAVKSCLQCETSLCEEHLAAHNKSVNHNLTEPTVSFMDRKCSTHKEILKYYCPRDNSCICVTCWVAGAHKGHDVEPLDVASEDMKEKMRSVIEKLKSKTEEAEKRIQNLKDHGAEQEKKSSGLADRVTGLFTDLRKTLDDLEERIQGEISRQKDQVSLSVSDLVGQVELHMKEVSKKINSLEGLCNISDPLSFLRDVNTGDISAGSCDVISDVRDAPCVDEGLILQILHRGLENFANNVIEVKMKRQFPEMEKSDILLDIDTAQNNIIISKDLRSASHTSVWQYRPDGPKRFRSCQVLSSRSFSSGRHYWEVDVTQASRWMIGMAGGSLERKGNEKLSRIGYNEISWAIIFSKNLFASHNNIHKLLVSDSPVRVVGVYLDYEAGRLSFYKVCDPIRLLHTFTASFSEPLYAALHIYDNCIIKIIK, encoded by the coding sequence ATGGCGTCTGCTGAGCTGAGGGACGAGCTGGACTGCTCCATCTGCCTGAGCCTCTATACAGACCCCGtatccctgagatgtggacacttCTTCTGCCGCTCGTGTATTGTGAGTGCGCTGGATGCACAGGAGGCGGCTGGAGTGTATTCCTGTCCTGACTGCAGAGCACAATATCCGGAGCATCCGGCCCTGGAGAAGAACCGGAAGCTGAGAAACATAGTGGAGCGTTTCTCATCTGCTCAGCCTGAGATGGAGGAGACCGGAATCTTCTGCACTTTCTGTACAAAGTCTCCTGTCCCGGCTGTGAAATCCTGTCTGCAGTGTGAGACCTCCCTGTGTGAGGAGCATCTCGCAGCCCATAACAAGTCTGTGAATCACAATCTAACTGAACCTACAGTGTCATTTATGGATCGAAAATGCTCCACACACAAGGAGATCCTGAAATACTACTGCCCTAGAGACAACTCCTGTATCTGTGTCACCTGTTGGGTGGCCGGAGCCCACAAGGGACATGATGTGGAGCCACTGGATGTAGCCTCTGAGGACATGAAGGAGAAAATGAGGTCGGTTATAGAGAAACTAAAGTCCAAGACAGAAGAAGCTGAAAAAAGAATCCAGAATCTGAAGGATCATGGGGCAGaacaggaaaagaaatcatctgGACTCGCGGATAGAGTCACTGGTCTGTTTACTGATCTCCGGAAGACGCTGGATGATCTAGAAGAGAGAATCCAGGGAGAGATTTCCAGGCAGAAGGATCAGGTCTCACTCTCAGTCTCTGACCTGGTCGGACAGGTGGAGCTTCACATGAAGGAGGTGTCCAAGAAAATCAATAGTCTGGAAGGATTATGTAATATTTCTGATCCATTGTCCTTTCTACGAGATGTAAACACTGGTGACATCAGTGCTGGGAGCtgtgatgtcatcagtgatgtAAGAGATGCTCCATGTGTGGATGAAGGCCTAATCTTGCAGATATTACACAGAGGACTGGAGAACTTTGCCAATAATGTGATTGAGGTGAAGATGAAGAGACAGTTCCCAGAGATGGAGAAATCTGACATATTACTGGATATAGACACGGCTCAGAATAACATTATTATATCTAAGGACCTCAGATCTGCTTCTCATACCTCTGTATGGCAGTACAGACCCGATGGGCCCAAGAGGTTCAGATCCTGTCAGGTGTTAAGTTCCCGCAGCTTCTCCTCCGGGAGACATTATTGGGAGGTGGATGTGACTCAGGCGAGTAGGTGGATGATAGGGATGGCTGGGGGAAGTCTGGAGAGGAAGGGCAACGAAAAATTATCTCGTATTGGCTATAATGAGATATCCTGGGCCATCATTTTTTCGAAAAACCTTTTTGCAAGTCATAACAATATCCATAAACTGCTGGTATCAGATTCTCCTGTGCGGGTTGTGGGGGTCTatctggattatgaggccgggcgTCTGTCCTTCTATaaggtgtgtgaccccatcagactcTTACACACCTTCACCGCCTCCTTCTCCGAGCCGCTCTATGCTGCTTTACATATATATGATAATTGCATCATCAAAATCATAAAATAA